One Borrelia parkeri genomic window, ATAAAACTCTCTCTACTATTGCTTCTCTGGTTGAATCTTTCTTCCTTGATCAAACATCAAACAAAAACCTACATACCCTCAAATCTTATATTAATCTACACCTCAAACAACTTGGTATACCTTATAAATCTACTAATAGATTGCAAAAACTACTATTATCTCATATATTTTTGTAATTATACATTGTACATTTTTGTGACATCTCTTTAAAAAAAATACATAAAAGAAAATAAATTTGTTCACTCAGCAGCAACTATGTACAAATTGATAATAATATATTGCTTGTACTATTGTAATGAAAACCTAAAAAAATTTTTTCGACCCCCTAGCTTAATATCAATTAGTAAAAACTAACTTCATACTCAGTATCACTAAAGATACTGAGTATTTAGATAAAAAAGCAGGAATTCCTGCTTGTAAAAACTTATTCCAATGAATAACCACACTATATTACTTAGCTTTCACTACACTACTGGAATCTTCTTTTATGCAATCATCAACATCTTTTAAACATTTATCAACTGTTCTTCTTACAATAGATACTATCTCATTTACAGTTTTACCAACTACTCCTATTAATACTGCATTTATTCCTTCTTTTGGTGCATCATTAGCCTTGGTTGCCAATTTACCATCTTTAGCCATTGCTCTCAATGCTAAACCTGCTGCTATTGCTGATGCATTTGTTTGAACATGAGTAGCATTCCCGTTACTCTTATTAGCAATTGCAATTTCAAAAGCATTTGTTGCAGCAGTAATTTGGCCAGCAGGTTTACTTGTATCCTTAACTGCTTCAATTGCTGCTAATATATCTGCACCACTAGCTGCAATTACTGCTTTACTAGCTCCGCTTAGTGCCTTGGCATCAGTAACATTAGCAGTAGCATTAAATAAATTTCCAACTTCTTTAGAATCCTCAATCTGCTTATTAGCATTTCCTTTTAGATCAACACCAACTTCCTTTGCTGCCTCATAGATCATACTAATCCCTTCAACAAGACCCTTAACGCTTGCTGCATCTGCTTTCTCTGCATCCTCAGTATCACCAACATTACCACCAACTTTACCATTAGCACTACCAGTAGCATCCTTAATTTTACTTGCTCCTTCAACTATCTTTCTTAAAGTATCAATTGCCTTATTAATTGTACTTTCAGCTTTATCTTTTATTAAATTAAACTGCTCATTTCCCTTTAGCTCTTCTAACTTATCTTTAGCTATTTTCACTGCTTCTCCAACCTTACCCAATCGTTCTCCTACTGCTTTTTTAGTTGTATCTGCAGTAAGACCAAATGCTTCTTTTAGTAAATTTCCAAAAGAAACAAAAGCATCCAAAAATAATTGTCTTGAGCTTGCAATTACTTCACTTAAACTTCCAGTCCCTTTCTCTGAACCAGTCTTCCCAGCATCAGCAGCCTGTTGTCCACTGCCACAGCTAAGAAGTAAAAATAAAGTCATTAATAACGCACAAAAAGTAATTCTTTTCATTATCACGTGCCTCCTCCTTATCACTCAGGGGACAAGATGGTTAACAAACTTTGAATAAGATAAAAAAAGCTAAAAGCATAGATACTGTAACCTTGCAAAAACTAAATACAATGAGAAAATTAGCAGATATTAATTGTCTCTAACAAAAAATTAAATAATTTTCTAAAAAAATAACTGATATGTAGTCAAAGAAAGAAAAGGTTTAATTAATTTAAATTCATTTATTCAACAATGAATAAACTATGGATATTAATGTTAAAAATATTCCTATATTTAGGGTAATAATAGTTCCAAACATCAAACCATGAAGTCTTAATGTACTCTTAAGTTCCATTTTGTTAACATCAATCTTATTATCCAGTTCATTAAATTTAGTATCTATCTTGATGTTAAGATTATTCTCAACAGTGTCAATTTTATTATCCAAGTCTTTAATGTCAGATTTTAATTCATTTTTAACGTTATCAATCTTCACATTTAAGTTATTCTCAACAGTATCGATTTTAGTATCCAGTTCGATCTTGACAGATTTAACTTCAGCTTGTAAGAGAGCTTCAACTTTTTCAAGTTTAAGGTTAAAAGTAGTCTCTAAATACTCAATATCCTTGTAAGTAAGCTCATTTTTATAATATCTGTAAGAGAGATCAATAGCAATATCTCTATTTATACCAACTCTAGTAAGTTCAGCTATAACCATTTGTTGAGTAATAACTGGTTGAGCAAGTCCCATAAAAATCTCCTTATGTAATTATTATATAATACTTAAAGTATTATAGGAACCTTATTTTAGTAATATGTGATTTAAAAGGGAACTAACTATAACATAAAGTATTTAGTCTATTTTCTTTAGTTTATCAAAAATCTCAAATGTAGTTTTAACATCAATCTATTGTTAAAGAATTCCATCACTATGCTTTCGACCTGACTTATTATAAGATAGTAAAAAAGGAAAACAAATCTCATGAAGAGAAGAGTTTTCCTAAAATGACTTTATTATTTAGATTATTTAAATAGATAATTTATTTAGTAGCAGGTTGAGTAGTCGTACTAGTTTCAGTTGATTCAGTAGTAGTTTCAGAATATTGTATTCCTTTAACTGCTTCTCTTATCTTATCTAGATTGCTTGATACTGTTTTCCTAATTATCACGTCGAGGACTCCTAATACTTTATTTACTGCACTTACAGCAGCAGCTTTAACTGCATCAGCTTCATTAGCAGCATTACTAAATTTACCACCCTTAGTCATAGCTTTAAGAGCAACAGCAGCTGCTAAGTCTGCATTAGTAGCAGCTTTAGAACCATTAGCTTGATTAGGAGTACCAGTTGCCAATTCCCCAGCACCATAATTGGTATTAGCATCAAGTTGAACACCAACAGCGGTCTTGGCACTATTAATCTTATCAAGCATAGCCCATGAATCCGCTTTTGATACCTCAGCTGCTAGCTTTGCAGTAGCACCAGCACCTGCAGCAGCATTGGCAGCAAGGGCAGCAAGTGCATCAGTATTAGCATCAGCACTCACTGGTACGCCTGAATTTCCTTTTTCAATATTGACACCAGACTTATTTGCTTCTTCAATAATTTTCTTTACGTTGTCAATTACAGCTTTTACACTATTTTCATCAGCAGCACCTGCAGCAGCAGCACCTGAATCACCAATATCAGTATTACCAGCTTCTTTAGCAGTATCAGCAAGTTTAGTTAGAGCAGTAATTAGTCGTTCAAAGACATCATTTGCACTGCTAATTGCACTCTTAACAGCTTCAATTGTGCTGCTATTAACATTTTTTGCTTCAGATATTTCATCTGATAGCTCTTTTAATTTCCCATTAGTATCTACCAAACCTTTTTTTATTTTCCCAAAGTGTTCACCAACTTTACTTTTCTGGTCACCCGATTTAACAGCTGTAAATCCCAAAGCATCCCCAATAGCATTACCAAAGACGCCAAAAATCTCGTAAAACCCATGTCCTATCTTAACTAATGAATCTAAGAAAGTATTCTTACTCTCAGCAGCCAATTTCTCAGCTTGAAGTTGTCCACTGCCACAACTAAGAAGCAAAAATAAAGTCATTAATAACGCACAAAAAGTAATTCTTTTCATTATCACGTGCCTCCTTATTAACTCAACAAGAGACAAGACATAAATAAAAGGAAAACAGCTCTCATGAAGAGAAGAGTTTTCCTAAAATGACTTTATTTAGTTATGTTTATTAATAATTCTTTATTGTTACTGTCCACTACTAACTGTTGCGTCTGCAGGTGTAGTAGAATCTACAGACTTATCTTCTTGTGTAACTGTCGCAAGAGTATCACTTATTGACTTTAAACCAGTATCAACAGTATTTCTTATTGCTATTATTAGAGTACTTAAAGTCTTACCAACAGCACTTGCCGCTGCACCATTAACTGCATGAGCAGACTTATCTTCACCATTTTTAGCAGCAAATTTACCATCCTTAGCTATTGCTCGCAGTGCAATGCCTGCTGCAATAACTGCGTCCTTTTGTGCTGCATCAAGAGTTTTAGTACCACTATCATTTTTAGCAACAGCAATCTCTGCCGCATTATTTACTACATTAATATCTTTATTTGCAGTAGCTTTCTCAGACTTAGCAATAGCTTTTAGAATATCAACACCAGTTACAGCTCCTATTGAAGCACTAGCAGCAGCAGCTTGTGCTTCTGTTCCATCATTAGCACTTCCTTTAGCAAGCAAATTACCAACTGATTTTTGCTCAGTATCTGCGGTTTTAGTAGCATCTGGATTTCCTTCATTATCTTTTAAAACTACGTCAACAATAGTTTTAATTCCTTTAACAAGAGAGTTAACACTTGCTATTTCTCCAGGTGCAGCATCCTCATTTTGTTTAGCATTACCAATAACAACATCAGTAGTAGCTCCTGTTGCTGCTGTCTTAGCTCCTTCTGCGATCTTGTCTAGTGTGTTAGTGATAAATGTATCAACAACTGTTTTAATTTTTACGTAATTTCCATTCTTAGTAACTTCCTCTTGTAATTTCTTTTTAACTGTATTCATAGTTGTCTCAATAGAAGTGAAATACTTACCAATATCAGATTTCTTAGTCTCAGCCTTAATACCAAAAGCCCCAGCAACCATATCAGAAAGAGAAGTAAAAACATCTAAGAACCCTTTACCTAAATTAGCAATAGAAGTTAAGAATATAGTTTTAGGATCTTCCACCTTAGCACTACCACTGCCACAGCTAAGAAGTAAAAATAAAGTCATCAATAACGCACAAAAAGTAATTCTTTTCATTATCACGTGCCTCCTTATTACTCAGAAGGGCAAGATATAGATAAAAGGAAAACAATTCTCATAAAGAGATAAATGTTTTCCTCAAATGACTTTATTTAGTAGATTATTTAATTAGATAATTTATTTAGCAGCAGCCGGTTGAGTAGTAGAACTAGCTTCAGTTGATTCAGTAGTAGTCTCAGAGTACTGTATCCCCTTAACAGCTTCTCTTATCTTATCTAGATTGCTTGATACTGTTTTCCTAATTATCACGTCGAGGACTCCTAATACTTTATTTACAGCAGTTACAGCTGCTGCCTTAACTGCTCCAGCTTCATTAGCAGCATTACTAAACTTACCACCTTTAGTTATGGCTTTAAGAGCAACAGCAGCAGCTAGGTCTGCATTACTCTTTGCACCAGCATTATCAACCCCAGTTCCAGCAGCTAATGCCCCAGCTTCATTAGTATTGTCACCAGAAACATTACCTGTTTTGACTTTAGTATTTTTAATCTTATCAATCATAGCCCATGGATCAGCTTTAGCAACCTCATCTGCTAGTTTGTCACCAGCACCAGCTTGAGCATTACCTCCAAGTACAGCCGGAGCATCAGTTTGAGCAGAAGCAGCAACAGCAATACCAGGATTTCCAGCTTCAATCCTTACTCCTGAAATTTTTGCTACTTCAAGCATTTCCTTTATATTGTCAATCATAGTCTTAACGCTAGCTTCTTCAGCACCAACTGCAGCAGCACCGGTGTTAGCATCAGTAATCTCAGTGTTACCAGCAGTATCAGCAAGTTTAGTTAGAGAAGCAATTAGTCGTTCAAAGACATTATTTGCACTGCTAATTGCACCCTTAACAGCTTCAATTGTGCTACCATTAGCATTTTTTGTTTCAGATATTTTATTTGATAGCTCTTTTAACTTATTCTTAGTATCACCTAAACCTTTTTTTATCTTCTCAAAGTGTTCACCAACTTTACTTCTCTTGTCACCCGATTTAACTACTGTAAATCCAAAAGCATCACCAATAGCATTACCAAAAAAGCCAAAAATCTCTTGAAATCCATGACCTATTTTGATAAGTGAATCAAAGAAAGAAATTCTAGATTTAGCAGCCAATTTAACTCCTTAAAGTTAATTACAACAATATAGAAGGCATCTTAGATATAGATCTAAGATGCCTTCTAATCTTACTTTTAAGTAATTAATCTAATTATTTATCTTATTACTGACCTTCTGGTTTTGTAGCTCTTGCTTTATCTATTTCTCCTTTTGCTTTTTCAAGAACATTCTTTACTGTCTTCTTAATTACATCCTCTACTGCTTTCAATAGTTTGTTTGCTGCTGTTACTCCTATTTTTTGTACTTCTCCTTGTCCTCCCGCACTATTAGCTGCTGCTCCTGCTGATAATTTACCTGTCTTAACCAATGAGCGCAGTGCTATCCCTCCTGCAACCGCTGCTGCTTTTGGAGTATGTGCATTTGATACATGATTATTTGTTCCTCCTTTTGCAAACTTTAATGCACTTGTGTTGACATCTGCATTACTTGAAACACCTGCTACCGCATCATTTTCTTGTGATTCAATTATTGATTTTAAAATTTCCTCACCACTTACTGCTGCTAATATTACTGCTGCTTTAGACACATCTGCTGCTGCTGCTGCCGAATCTGTACCTAATATCTTAGCCCCATCTTTATTATCTACATTATCTATTGATAGTGTTGTAGTTCCTGCTTTTAATTCTTGAACACCTGAATCTGTTGCAGCTTTTACTATTTCTTTCAATGAATTAAAGGCTTTCTTTAATTCAGTTGCATCTGCTGCTGTTCCTTGTTTAGCAGTAGTTTCCGCATCACCTACTGGTTTAGAATCACCTACTTGACCTAAAGACTCTAAATGACCTTTTAATGTGTTTAAAGTAGTCTTAGCAGTATCAACTGCACTTCTAATTACCTTGTTTAGATCACCTTTATCAACATCTGTCTCTGATTTTTTTGCTACTTGTTCTAACTCTGCTGATGCTACTCCAAGTTTCGCACCTAGACTGCTAAAATAAGCTCCTACATCCTCTTTCTTTGTAGTTGATTTAGCAGTAAAGCCTAATGTATCTGAGAGTAACTCTAAAAAAGAATAAAAAGCATTCTCAGCACTTCTACCTACCTCCATTAGCACTGAACTTAAACTCCCAACCCCTTGTTGCTCTCCTCCTGCTGAGCCACCATT contains:
- a CDS encoding variable large family protein, whose translation is MKRITFCALLMTLFLLLSCGSGQQAADAGKTGSEKGTGSLSEVIASSRQLFLDAFVSFGNLLKEAFGLTADTTKKAVGERLGKVGEAVKIAKDKLEELKGNEQFNLIKDKAESTINKAIDTLRKIVEGASKIKDATGSANGKVGGNVGDTEDAEKADAASVKGLVEGISMIYEAAKEVGVDLKGNANKQIEDSKEVGNLFNATANVTDAKALSGASKAVIAASGADILAAIEAVKDTSKPAGQITAATNAFEIAIANKSNGNATHVQTNASAIAAGLALRAMAKDGKLATKANDAPKEGINAVLIGVVGKTVNEIVSIVRRTVDKCLKDVDDCIKEDSSSVVKAK
- the bdr gene encoding Bdr family repetitive protein; the encoded protein is MGLAQPVITQQMVIAELTRVGINRDIAIDLSYRYYKNELTYKDIEYLETTFNLKLEKVEALLQAEVKSVKIELDTKIDTVENNLNVKIDNVKNELKSDIKDLDNKIDTVENNLNIKIDTKFNELDNKIDVNKMELKSTLRLHGLMFGTIITLNIGIFLTLISIVYSLLNK
- a CDS encoding variable large family protein, whose translation is MMKRITFCALLMTLFLLLSCGSGQLQAEKLAAESKNTFLDSLVKIGHGFYEIFGVFGNAIGDALGFTAVKSGDQKSKVGEHFGKIKKGLVDTNGKLKELSDEISEAKNVNSSTIEAVKSAISSANDVFERLITALTKLADTAKEAGNTDIGDSGAAAAGAADENSVKAVIDNVKKIIEEANKSGVNIEKGNSGVPVSADANTDALAALAANAAAGAGATAKLAAEVSKADSWAMLDKINSAKTAVGVQLDANTNYGAGELATGTPNQANGSKAATNADLAAAVALKAMTKGGKFSNAANEADAVKAAAVSAVNKVLGVLDVIIRKTVSSNLDKIREAVKGIQYSETTTESTETSTTTQPATK
- a CDS encoding variable large family protein, whose translation is MMKRITFCALLMTLFLLLSCGSGSAKVEDPKTIFLTSIANLGKGFLDVFTSLSDMVAGAFGIKAETKKSDIGKYFTSIETTMNTVKKKLQEEVTKNGNYVKIKTVVDTFITNTLDKIAEGAKTAATGATTDVVIGNAKQNEDAAPGEIASVNSLVKGIKTIVDVVLKDNEGNPDATKTADTEQKSVGNLLAKGSANDGTEAQAAAASASIGAVTGVDILKAIAKSEKATANKDINVVNNAAEIAVAKNDSGTKTLDAAQKDAVIAAGIALRAIAKDGKFAAKNGEDKSAHAVNGAAASAVGKTLSTLIIAIRNTVDTGLKSISDTLATVTQEDKSVDSTTPADATVSSGQ
- a CDS encoding variable large family protein; amino-acid sequence: MRRHVIMKRITFCALLMTLFLLLSCGSGQQPQAGNGGSAGGEQQGVGSLSSVLMEVGRSAENAFYSFLELLSDTLGFTAKSTTKKEDVGAYFSSLGAKLGVASAELEQVAKKSETDVDKGDLNKVIRSAVDTAKTTLNTLKGHLESLGQVGDSKPVGDAETTAKQGTAADATELKKAFNSLKEIVKAATDSGVQELKAGTTTLSIDNVDNKDGAKILGTDSAAAAADVSKAAVILAAVSGEEILKSIIESQENDAVAGVSSNADVNTSALKFAKGGTNNHVSNAHTPKAAAVAGGIALRSLVKTGKLSAGAAANSAGGQGEVQKIGVTAANKLLKAVEDVIKKTVKNVLEKAKGEIDKARATKPEGQ